In Streptomyces rapamycinicus NRRL 5491, the genomic stretch GTTGAGCAGCGCGGTGCCCATGTTGGCGCCGTTCCACGCCTTGTCCAGGTTGTTGAAGAGGTTGCCGCCGAACCACAGGGGAGGGGGCGTCTGGGCCAGCCGGGTGTTGGTGCGGGAGGCGGCGACGGCGGTCCACACCAGCGGGAAGAGCGAGCCGATGGTGAACAGGATCAGCACGGCGTAGGTGATCTTGCCCCCGTGCAGCTGCCTGCCCGCTCGGCCGCGGCCCCTTCCGCCCCGCGGGGCGGTGGGCGGGGGAGCTGCCGGATCGAGTGTCCGCCGGGAAGAGACAGTGGCGCTCATGGTTCTCCTCGTCTCCCTCACTGGCTCTTTCGCAGCCGTCGCGCGAACAGCGCGTTGGCCGCGGCGATCAGCAGCAGGATCAGGAACATCGTCCAGGCGATGGCGGAGGCCCGGCCGAGGTGCAGGTTCACCCAGCCCTGCTCGTACATGTAGAGGCCGAGCGTCTGGTACTGGTGATCGGCGCCGCCGGTGGCCGTCCCCGCGGTGTTGAACAGCAGCGGCTCACCGAAGAGCTGGGTGGCCCCGATCGTGGAGACGACGACCGTGAAGAGGATGGTGGGCCGCAGCGACGGGACGGTGACATGCAGGAACTGCTTCCAGCGCGAGGCCCCGTCCAGCGCCGCCGACTCGTACAGATCGTTCGGCACGGCCTGCATGGCGGCCAGGTAGATCAGCGCGTTGTAACCGGTCCACCGCCAGATGACGATCGTGGAGACCGCGATCTGCGAGGTCCAGGTGCCGTTCTGCCAGTCGACGCCGTCCAGTCCGACCAGCCCCAGGGACCAGTTGACCATGCCGTAGTCATGCCCGAAGAGCAGCGCGAACACCAGCGTGGCGGCGGCGACGGAGGTGGCGTACGGGGTGAGGATCGCCACCCGGAAGAACATCGAGGCGCGCAGTCGGTAGTTGAGCAGATGCGCGATCCCGAGGGCCATCATCAGCTGGGGAACGGTGGAGATCACCCCGATGGTGAAGGTGTTCCGCAGCGCCTTCCAGAAGAACTCGTCCTCCCACAGCCGGGAGTAGTTGTGCCACCCGGCCCACTCCATATGGGTGGGGTTGGTGAGCTCCACTTGGTGCAGCGAGGCCCACCCCGTGTAGAGCAGGGGGAAGAGGCCGAAGGCGGCGAAGAAGACGAAGAAGGGGGCGACGAAGGCGTACGGGCTCCATCGCACGTCCAAGCGGTAGCGGCGGCTGCGCCGGTCGCGACGCCGCTGCTCGGCCGGGTCGGGCGCCGGCGCGGTCGCGGCGCGCGGGGCCGCGCCCCCCTGCCCTGCGGGGGGCGCGGCCGTATCAGGGGTAAAGCCGGAAGGTGCGGTCATGTCCGGGTCACTGGTCCAGCGCGTTGTCGTTCGTCTTGATCGCGGCCTTCCAGCCTTCGTCGGCGGACTTGCCCTGCTGCTCGACTTGGAGCAGGCCGACATCGGTGAAGTTCTGCTTGATGACGGCGTCCTTCGGGCCCAGGATCTGCGTCGGACTGTCCTTCGCGGCCTGGGAGAAGATCTTGCCGATGGGCGCGTTGTTGAAGTAGGGGAGCTTGGCGTCGGCCACCTGGGGAAGGCTGTACGCGGCCTGGGCGCTGGGGAAGCTCGCCTGCTTCTCGAAGAGCTTGGCCTGCTGCTCGGGCGCGGTCAGCCAGGTGGCGAGCTTGACCGCCTCGTCCTTGTTCTTCGCCGCCTGCGGCACGGAGAGG encodes the following:
- a CDS encoding carbohydrate ABC transporter permease; amino-acid sequence: MTAPSGFTPDTAAPPAGQGGAAPRAATAPAPDPAEQRRRDRRSRRYRLDVRWSPYAFVAPFFVFFAAFGLFPLLYTGWASLHQVELTNPTHMEWAGWHNYSRLWEDEFFWKALRNTFTIGVISTVPQLMMALGIAHLLNYRLRASMFFRVAILTPYATSVAAATLVFALLFGHDYGMVNWSLGLVGLDGVDWQNGTWTSQIAVSTIVIWRWTGYNALIYLAAMQAVPNDLYESAALDGASRWKQFLHVTVPSLRPTILFTVVVSTIGATQLFGEPLLFNTAGTATGGADHQYQTLGLYMYEQGWVNLHLGRASAIAWTMFLILLLIAAANALFARRLRKSQ